A region from the Triticum urartu cultivar G1812 chromosome 1, Tu2.1, whole genome shotgun sequence genome encodes:
- the LOC125526733 gene encoding probable phosphoribosylformylglycinamidine synthase, chloroplastic/mitochondrial, whose translation MASHAEMTASNMLRLQGFPSNMGKQRSSFISTRHPPSRRSRVVRHCLNLRHLCRLPNQRAIVPNIRPMPALTAAVSSGVNSPLIEASGDDMGLVSRIIHFYRKPFLQESEAKELLRKVQAKVSSNIIDIKTEQCFNVELEDALGSTKLATLQWLLAETYEPDNLQTGSFLEEEVSRSSYCFLVEVGPRMTFSTAFSTNAVSICKALSLMEVTRLERSRRYLLCLQPGSDPLDESQLNSFAALIHDRMTECVYPSKLTSFRSDVVPEPVSVIPVMERGREALEEINLKMGLAFDEQDIKYYTHLFRDDIKRNPTTVELFDIAQSNSEHSRHWFFNGKLEIDGETMPSTLFQLVKSPLKANPNNSIIGFKDNSSAIKGTLVNHLRPALPGSTSPLTLMMRELGILFTAETHNFPCAVAPYPGAETGAGGRIRDTHATGKGSFVVASTAGYCVGNLQIEESYAPWEDSSFAYPSNLAPPLQILIDASDGASDYGNKFGEPLIQGFTRNFGSRLPNGERREWLKPIMFSGAIGQIDHAHISKGDPEIGMLVVKIGGPAYRIGMGGGAASSMVSGQNDAELDFNAVQRGDAEMAQKLYRVIRACVEMGEKNPIISIHDQGAGGNCNVVKEIIYPKGAEIDIRSIVVGDHTLSVLEIWGAEYQEQDALLVKPESRNLLQSLCDRERVSMAVLGEIDGSGKIVLIDSAAVEHAMLSGLPPPPPAVDLELEKVLGDMPQKTFDFKRVPRSSEPLDIAPEITLMDVLKRVLKLPSVCSKRFLTTKVDRCVTGLVAQQQTVGPLQLPLADVAVVAQTYTDLTGGACAIGEQPIKGLLNPEAMARLAVGEALTNLVWAKVTSLADVKASGNWMYAAKIDGEGADMYDAAVAMADCMIQLGIAIDGGKDSLSMAAQCDGELVKAPGNLVISAYVTCPDITLTVTPDLKLVKDGVLLHVDLAKGKRRLGCSALAQAFDQIGNDCPDIEDVPYLKKVFEVVQELLSERLISAGHDISDGGLIVTILEMAFAGNCGVNLNMELKDNDLLQTLFAEELGLVVEVHLDDLDVVKQKLHAAGVSANVIGKVTAAPEIELCVDGEVRLKERTSDLRDLWEETSFQLEELQRLKSCVKLEKEGLKSRTSPSWHLSFTPKFTDKKLLSASSKPKVAIIREEGSNSDREMSAAFHAAGFEPWDITMSDLLNQKASLTEFRGIAFVGGFSYADVLDSAKGWAASIRFNQPLIQQFQEFYNRPDTFSLGVCNGCQLMALLGWVPGPDIGGSLGAGGDMSQPRFTHNESGRFECRFISVAIGDSPSIMFKGMEGSTLGIWSAHGEGRAFFPDENVLSDVVNSNLAPLRYCDDANNVTEVYPFNPNGSPLGIAALCSPNGRHLALMPHPERSFMMWQYPWYPKEWQVEKGGPSPWLRMFQNAREWCS comes from the exons ATGGCATCTCATGCTGAAATGACAGCAAGCAATATGCTACGTCTTCAAGGCTTTCCTAGTAATATG GGAAAACAAAGGAGTAGTTTTATATCCACAAGACACCCACCTTCGAGAAGGTCACGAGTGGTTCGACATTGCCTGAACCTACGTCATCTTTGCCGTTTACCTAATCAAAGGGCTATTGTTCCAAATATCCGACCAATGCCTGCTCTCACTGCTGCAGTATCCAGCGGAGTTAATAGTCCATTGATAGAGGCATCTGGTGATGACATGGGATTAGTTTCAAGGATTATTCACTTTTATCGCAAACCATTTCTTCAAGAGAGTGAGGCCAAGGAGTTACTCAGGAAAGTGCAGGCAAAGGTTTCTTCTAATATTATTGATATAAAGACTGAGCAATGCTTCAATGTTGAGTTGGAGGATGCACTAGGTTCTACAAAGCTCGCAACACTTCAGTGGCTCCTAGCAGAAACTTATGAACCTGACAACCTACAAACAGGGAGCTTTCTGGAGGAGGAAGTTTCTAGGAGCTCTTATTGCTTCCTTGTTGAGGTTGGTCCCCGGATGACATTTTCGACAGCTTTCTCAACCAATGCTGTCTCGATTTGTAAAGCTCTATCATTAATGGAAGTAACTCGCCTGGAGAGGTCTAGAAGATATCTTTTGTGCCTTCAGCCTGGTAGTGACCCACTTGATGAAAGCCAACTCAACAGCTTTGCTGCTTTGATTCATGACAGGATGACAGAATGTGTTTATCCTAGCAAGCTCACATCATTTCGGTCGGATGTAGTTCCAGAACCTGTCAGTGTTATACCAGTCATGGAAAGGGGAAGGGAAGCACTGGAGGAAATAAATCTTAAAATGGGTCTGGCTTTTGATGAACAAGATATCAAGTACTACACTCACCTATTCAGAGATGACATCAAACGCAATCCAACTACCGTGGAACTTTTTGACATAGCGCAATCAAACAGTGAGCACAGCAGACATTGGTTTTTTAATGGAAAGCTTGAGATAGATGGAGAGACCATGCCAAGTACTCTGTTTCAGTTAGTAAAGAGCCCCTTGAAGGCTAACCCTAATAACTCTATTATTGGGTTCAAGGATAACTCGAGTGCAATAAAAGGGACTCTTGTAAATCACCTACGCCCAGCACTACCAGGTTCCACTTCACCGCTAACCCTGATGATGCGTGAACTAGGCATTCTGTTCACAGCAGAAACCCATAATTTTCCATGTGCCGTGGCACCCTACCCAGGAGCTGAAACAGGTGCAGGTGGCCGCATAAGGGACACACATGCCACTGGAAAGGGCTCATTTGTTGTTGCTTCAACTGCTGGTTATTGTGTTGGAAACCTTCAAATTGAAGAATCATATGCACCTTGGGAGGATTCATCTTTTGCATACCCATCAAACTTAGCTCCTCCATTGCAGATTCTTATTGATGCTAGCGACGGTGCTTCTGACTATGGGAACAAGTTTGGCGAGCCTTTAATTCAGGGATTTACAAGAAATTTTGGTTCTAGGTTGCCAAACGGGGAGCGTCGTGAATGGCTGAAGCCTATAATGTTCAGTGGGGCAATTGGGCAGATTGACCATGCACACATATCGAAAGGGGATCCAGAAATCGGCATGCTAGTTGTGAAGATTGGTGGTCCAGCATACAGAATTGGTATGGGTGGTGGTGCTGCCTCAAGTATGGTTAGTGGACAGAATGATGCAGAGCTCGATTTTAACGCAGTGCAGCGGGGAGATGCTGAGATGGCACAAAAGTTATATCGCGTGATCAGGGCATGTGTGGAAATGGGAGAGAAGAATCCAATCATCAGCATTCATGATCAGGGAGCTGGAGGAAACTGCAATGTCGTGAAAGAAATAATCTATCCTAAGGGTGCTGAAATTGATATCCGCTCAATTGTTGTTGGTGATCACACATTGTCTGTGTTGGAGATCTGGGGTGCTGAATACCAGGAACAAGATGCATTATTGGTGAAGCCTGAGAGCAGAAACCTGTTGCAATCACTTTGTGATAGAGAGAGAGTTTCAATGGCTGTCCTTGGTGAAATTGATGGTAGTGGAAAGATTGTTTTAATTGACAGTGCTGCTGTGGAGCATGCAATGTTGAGTGGCCTTCCTCCTCCACcgcctgctgttgatcttgagcTTGAAAAGGTTTTAGGAGATATGCCTCAGAAGACCTTTGATTTCAAGCGAGTTCCTCGATCGAGTGAACCCTTAGACATAGCACCCGAGATTACACTGATGGATGTTCTTAAGCGAGTATTGAAGCTTCCCTCAGTATGTTCAAAGCGTTTCTTGACCACTAAGGTTGACAGATGTGTGACAGGTCTTGTGGCACAACAGCAGACGGTTGGCCCACTGCAACTACCACTTGCTGATGTTGCTGTAGTCGCACAGACATACACAGATCTTACTGGCGGTGCTTGTGCCATTGGAGAACAACCAATAAAGGGTTTACTTAATCCTGAGGCTATGGCAAGGCTTGCTGTTGGGGAGGCATTGACCAATCTGGTTTGGGCTAAAGTTACATCTCTTGCTGACGTCAAAGCAAGTGGCAATTGGATGTACGCTGCAAAGATTGATGGAGAGGGAGCAGATATGTATGATGCTGCTGTCGCAATGGCTGACTGCATGATTCAACTTGGTATTGCAATTGATGGAGGAAAGGATAGTCTTTCTATGGCAGCTCAATGTGATGGCGAGCTAGTCAAAGCTCCAGGAAATCTTGTTATCAGTGCTTATGTGACATGTCCTGATATAACCTTAACGGTTACTCCAGATCtaaagcttgtgaaggacggggtTCTGTTGCATGTTGACCTGGCTAAAGGAAAGCGACGACTTGGTTGTTCTGCTCTCGCACAAGCGTTTGATCAAATTGGAAATGACTGCCCAGACATAGAAGATGTCCCTTACTTGAAAAAGGTCTTTGAGGTTGTTCAAGAATTGCTCAGCGAACGCCTGATTTCTGCTGGTCATGACATTAGTGATGGTGGGCTTATTGTCACCATTCTTGAGATGGCATTTGCTGGGAACTGTGGTGTTAACCTCAACATGGAATTAAAAGATAATGACCTTCTTCAAACACTTTTTGCGGAGGAGCTTGGTCTTGTAGTTGAAGTGCATTTGGATGACCTTGATGTAGTGAAGCAAAAACTTCATGCAGCAGGGGTTTCTGCTAATGTGATAGGAAAAGTAACTGCAGCACCAGAAATAGAGCTGTGTGTTGATGGTGAGGTGCGTTTGAAAGAAAGAACTTCAGATCTCAGAGATTTGTGGGAGGAAACAAGCTTTCAGCTTGAGGAGCTACAGCGGCTGAAATCTTGTGTCAAGCTTGAGAAAGAAGGCCTAAAAAGCCGAACATCGCCCTCATGGCATTTGTCTTTTACGCCCAAATTCACGGACAAGAAACTACTGTCTGCATCCTCGAAACCGAAGGTTGCCATCATTCGGGAAGAAGGGAGCAACAGTGATAGGGAAATGTCTGCTGCATTCCATGCTGCTGGTTTTGAACCGTGGGATATCACAATGTCGGATCTCTTGAACCAAAAGGCTTCTCTAACGGAATTCCGTGGGATTGCATTTGTTGGTGGATTTAGCTATGCAGATGTTCTTGACTCAGCAAAAGGTTGGGCTGCATCTATCAGGTTCAACCAGCCCCTCATACAGCAGTTCCAGGAGTTCTACAATAGGCCAGACACATTCAGCCTTGGGGTGTGCAATGGGTGTCAGCTCATGGCTCTTCTTGGTTGGGTACCAGGACCTGATATTGGAGGCTCGCTTGGTGCAGGTGGAGACATGTCCCAGCCAAGGTTCACTCACAATGAATCTGGCCGTTTTGAATGTCGGTTTATCAGTGTGGCCATAGGGGATTCTCCTTCTATAATGTTCAAAGGTATGGAAGGCTCTACTTTGGGCATTTGGAGTGCTCATGGTGAAGGGAGAGCCTTCTTCCCAGATGAAAATGTCTTGTCTGATGTTGTCAATTCAAATCTGGCCCCTCTGAGGTACTGCGATGATGCTAATAATGTCACAGAGGTTTATCCTTTCAACCCTAATGGCTCTCCGCTTGGTATTGCGGCCCTTTGCTCCCCTAATGGAAGACACCTTGCTCTGATGCCACACCCGGAGCGTTCCTTTATGATGTGGCAGTACCCATGGTATCCCAAGGAGTGGCAGGTTGAGAAGGGTGGTCCCAGTCCTTGGTTGCGCATGTTCCAGAATGCAAGAGAGTGGTGTTCATAG